From the Harpia harpyja isolate bHarHar1 chromosome 16, bHarHar1 primary haplotype, whole genome shotgun sequence genome, one window contains:
- the SMIM12 gene encoding small integral membrane protein 12, which produces MWSVLWAAVRSKAPYVTFPVAFVVGLVGYHLEWFLRGDPPPAAEEEKSISEQREDRKLQEIAGKDLTKVVSLKEKLEFAPRAVLNRNRPEKS; this is translated from the coding sequence ATGTGGTCCGTGCTGTGGGCGGCCGTGCGCTCCAAGGCCCCGTACGTCACCTTCCCCGTGGCCTtcgtggtggggctggtgggctATCACCTGGAATGGTTCCTCCGTGGGGACCCCCCGCCCGCGGCCGAGGAGGAGAAGAGCATCTCGGAGCAGCGGGAGGACCGCAAGTTGCAAGAGATCGCGGGCAAGGACCTGACCAAGGTGGTGAGCCTGAAGGAGAAGCTCGAGTTCGCCCCTCGAGCCGTGCTGAACAGGAACCGCCCGGAAAAAAGTTAA
- the DLGAP3 gene encoding LOW QUALITY PROTEIN: disks large-associated protein 3 (The sequence of the model RefSeq protein was modified relative to this genomic sequence to represent the inferred CDS: inserted 2 bases in 1 codon; deleted 1 base in 1 codon) produces the protein MKGYHGERSQAQPSSGHRCRCIPEDCQHPADYVQHGPEGRPPYLLSPSEPCSLEHPYCPARSPGAAGECPGGPLSEPPSASASSTFPRMHHAQQPYDSCDECMATAHPASKINRLPPTLLDQFEKQLPLHHDGFHTLQYPRAGGAEPRSESPSRIRHLVHSVQKLFAKSHSLEAPAKRDYNGAKMDGRGGXGYHHHHHHHHHHHHHQSRHGKRSKSKDRKVDSRHRSKMMGWWSSDDNLDSDSSYMVSGRHAAEQGPGYCVDAPESAFRDLTLKSLKGGGEGKCLACAGMSMSLDGQTLKRSAWHTMTVSQAREAYPSAGGTEKTLMLQEAKAKDRAYQYLQVPQDEWSGYPAVGKDGEIPCRRMRSGSYIKAMGDEDSADSDASAKISPRAAARRDSYRRSSSADQARTNCCTPPRMLPRGQGYGRSFTTGQINDELNHQFEAVCESVFGEVESQAVEALDLPGCFRMRSHSYLRAIQAGCSQDDDCLSLFSMSAPAGPPITSSILKPSTSFSYRKAPPPIPPGTKAKPLISVTAQSSTESTHETYLPGEVARSPAWSKDAAARCNSAESLESSKVTAVALDLPPVQPRAAPKPSTLIIKAIPGREELRSLARQRKWRPSIGVQVEAISDSDTESRSQREFHSIGVQVEEDKRRARFKRSNSVTAGVQADLELEGFTGLAVATEDKALQFGRPFQRHSSEPESGRQYAVYKTVHTQGQWAYREDYQLQYDTVEVPRRDAWMERGSRSLPDSGRASPCHRDGEWFIKLLQAEVEKMEGWCQQMEREAEDYDLPEEILEKIRSAVGSAQLLMSQKVQQFYRLCQQNMDPNAFPVPTFQDLAGFWDLLQLSIEDVSMKFAELQQLKANGWKIVEPKEEKKVPPPIPKKPPRSKVHPVKERSLDSVDRQRQEARKRLLAAKRAASFRQSSATESADSIEIYIPEAQTRL, from the exons ATGAAGGGCTACCATGGGGAGCGTAGCCAGGCACAGCCCTCCTCCGGCCACCGCTGCCGCTGCATCCCAGAGGACTGCCAGCACCCCGCCGACTACGTCCAGCACGGCCCCGAGGGCCGGCCGCCGTACCTCCTCAGCCCCAGCGAGCCGTGTTCCCTGGAGCATCCCTACTGCCCGGCGCGGAGCCCCGGCGCGGCCGGCGAGTGCCCGGGCGGTCCCCTGAGCGAGCCGCCctccgccagcgccagcagcaccTTCCCGAGGATGCACCACGCGCAGCAGCCCTACGACTCCTGCGACGAATGCATGGCGACCGCCCACCCCGCCAGCAAGATCAACCGCCTGCCCCCCACGCTGCTGGACCAGTTCGAGAAGCAGCTGCCGCTGCACCACGACGGCTTCCACACGCTGCAGTAcccccgggccggcggcgccGAGCCCCGCAGTGAGAGCCCCAGCCGCATCCGCCACCTCGTCCACTCCGTCCAGAAGCTCTTCGCCAAGTCCCACTCCCTGGAGGCGCCGGCCAAGCGGGACTACAACGGCGCCAAGATGGACGGCCGCGGGGG CggctaccaccaccaccaccaccaccaccaccatcaccaccaccaccagtccCGCCACGGCAAGCGCAGCAAGAGCAAGGACCGCAAGGTGGACTCCCGGCACCGGTCCAAGATGATGGGCTGGTGGAGCTCCGACGACAACCTGGACAGCGACAGCAGCTACATGGTGTCCGGCCGGCACGCTGCCGAGCAGGGC CCCGGGTACTGCGTGGACGCTCCCGAAAGTGCCTTCAGAGACTTGACCTTGAAGAGTCTAAAGGGCGGCGGGGAAGGAAAATGCCTGGCCTGTGCCGGCATGTCCATGTCTCTGGACGGCCAGACGCTCAAGAGGAGCGCCTGGCACACCATGACCGTCAGCCAGGCCCGCGAAGCCTACCCCAGCGCCGGCGGCACCGAGAAGACCTTGATGCTTCAGGAAGCAAAGGCCAAAGACCGAGCGTACCAGTACCTGCAG GTGCCGCAGGACGAGTGGAGCGGGTACCCAGCGGTGGGCAAGGACGGGGAGATTCCCTGCCGGCGGATGCGCAGCGGCAGCTACATCAAGGCCATGGGCGATGAAGACAGCGCCGACTCAGACGCCAGCGCCAAAATATCGCCCAGGGCAGCCGCGCGGCGAGACAGCTACCGCCGCTCCTCCAGCGCCGACCAGGCCAGGACCAA CTGCTGCACGCCACCGCGAATGCTCCCGCGGGGACAGGGCTACGGGCGTTCCTTCACCACCGGCCAG ATCAACGACGAGCTCAACCACCAGTTCGAGGCCGTCTGCGAGTCGGTTTTCGGCGAGGTGGAGTCGCAGGCCGTGGAGGCGCTGGACCTGCCCGGCTGCTTCCGCATGCGGAGCCACAGCTACCTGCGGGCCATCCAGGCGGGCTGCTCCCAGGACGACGACTGCCTCTCGCTCTTTTCCATGTcggcccccgccgggccgcccaTCACCAGCAGCATCCTGAAGCCCAGCACTT CCTTCAGTTACAGAAAAGCTCCACCTCCCATCCCTCCAGGAACCAAAGCCAAACCCCTCATCTCCGTCACGGCGCAGAGCAGCACCGAGTCCACCCACGAGACCTACCTGCCCGGCGAGGTCGCCCGCAGCCCCGCCTGGTCCAAAGATGCCGCGGCGCGCTGCAACTCGGCCGAGAGCCTGGAGAGCTCCAAGGTGACGGCCGTGGCCCTCGACCTGCCTCCGGTCCAGCCCCGCGCCGCTCCCAAGCCCTCCACGCTCATCATCAAGGCCATCCCGGGCCGGGAGGAGCTGAGGAGCTTGGCTCGGCAGAGGAAGTGGCGCCCGTCCATCGGCGTTCAG GTCGAGGCCATCTCCGACTCGGATACAGAGAGCCGGAGCCAGAGGGAGTTCCACTCCATCGGAGTGCAGGTGGAGGAGGACAAAAG GCGAGCACGCTTCAAGCGCTCCAACAGCGTGACGGCGGGTGTGCAGGCGGACCTGGAGCTGGAGGGCTTCACCGGCCTGGCCGTGGCCACCGAGGACAAAGCCCTGCAGTTCGGGCGCCCTTTCCAGCGGCATTCCTCGGAGCCTGAGTCCGGCCGGCAGTACGCGGTGTACAAGACGGTGCACACGCAGGGGCAGTGGGCGTACCGGGAGGATTACCAGCTGCAGTACGACACGGTGGAGGTGCCCCGGCGGGATGCCTGGATGGAGCGGGGCTCCCGCAGCCTCCCCGACTCCGGCCGtgcctccccctgccaccgcGACGGGGAATGGTTCATCAAACTGCTGCAGGCGGAGGTGGAGAAGATGGAGGGCTGGTGCCAGCAGATGGAGAGGGAGGCCGAGGACTACGACCTGCCGGAGGAGA TCCTGGAGAAGATCCGGAGCGCCGTGGGCAGCGCCCAGCTCCTCATGTCCCAGAAGGTGCAGCAGTTTTACCGCCTCTGCCAGCAGAACATG GATCCCAACGCGTTCCCCGTGCCCACCTTCCAAGACCTGGCCGGCTTCTGGGACCTCCTGCAGCTCTCCATTGAGGACGTCAGCATGAAGTTTGcagagctccagcagctcaaGGCCAATGGGTGGAAGATCGTGGAGCCCAAG GAGGAGAAGAAGGTGCCTCCCCCGATACCAAAGAAGCCGCCACGCTCCAAGGTGCACCCGGTGAAGGAGCGCTCCTTAGACTCGGTGGACCGGCAGCGGCAGGAGGCCCGCAAGCGGCTCCTGGCAGCCAAGCGAGCTGCCTCCTTCCGCCAGAGCTCGGCCACCGAAAGCGCGGACAGCATTGAGATCTACATCCCCGAGGCGCAGACCCGGCTGTGA